One Aerococcus urinaeequi DNA segment encodes these proteins:
- a CDS encoding type I restriction endonuclease subunit R — MADVKFLEEGLENVFLKEIQDLGYQFIPSQEIVRSNYKMPIAEEILKDSLVQINTAVSLDVIERAIYQIQHIDAGLLVNRNERFFNYLQNGVEVSHYEQGKQKTTRVHLVDYENVDQNDFIVTNQYTMIGKEQKRPDIILFLNGLPIVVIELKSASTIHADVSSAYRQIKNYQHDIEELFVYNAFNIISDFTYTKVGTITSNESWYKEWKTTDGDYESTRFADYSTLLEGILQKDRLLDILKNFILFEHKDGSTVKIMGQYHQYFAVHKAVQSTLQAMADGDGRGGVFWHTQGSGKSLSMVFYTQLVTRALDQPTFVVLTDRNDLDDQLYGQFSRVQEFLRQTPIQANSRSHLKELLNDRKSNGIFFSTMQKFAESEGPLTNRQDVIVMADEAHRSQYGLREKVSREGKIQHGMARIVRESLPKATYIGFTGTPLTENDKDTQEVFGNYIDVYDMSQSVEDGATKPIFYENRVINLNLNDQVLKQIDAKYSELAEQAEEADIEKSKQELSRLEVLLGSDEAIDTLVQDIIHHYEENREHLLTGKAMVVAYNRRIGIEMYQRMLELRPEWQDKVEVIMTGNNNDPVEWKEIIGSKADRDELARKFKDTEDPMKIAIVVDMWLTGFDVPSLSTMYIYKPMKSHNLMQAIARVNRVFEDKEGGLIVDYIGIGKALKEAMNDYTTADQKAIDNANIRDSAYPKFQEKLEVCRNVFFNRFNYSKIFSKTITDSDMANLIRDGIDHILSYNEEMQKDFKDQAYQLKQAHTLCSSVTTEAEQREAAYIEAVRISVNRIGSSTSALSKAEINEQISELLHQSIQSEGVINLFQDFERGFSLFDPNFLEKIEKMEQKNLSVELLNKLLTDEIRAIIRTDIVKGEEFSERLKRIMKKYREGLVDNAEQLDRFAGIADVVNEDGDEYKVSNLHTTREELMKLAKEAIALEKEHESLGLSRAEMAFYHAVSNPENVQDFYTNDQLIQLTKELTDSIADEMTSDWMMRESGRANVRRTIKRLLKRYKYPGNYNEAIQLVIKQAEHWDGMQIANA; from the coding sequence ATGGCAGATGTTAAATTTTTAGAAGAAGGACTGGAAAATGTATTCTTAAAAGAAATTCAAGATTTAGGCTATCAGTTTATTCCTTCACAAGAAATTGTGCGTTCAAACTACAAAATGCCGATTGCTGAGGAGATTTTGAAAGATAGTTTAGTTCAAATAAATACAGCTGTTTCTTTAGATGTCATTGAACGAGCGATTTATCAAATCCAACATATTGATGCTGGTTTATTGGTTAATCGAAATGAGCGATTCTTTAACTATCTTCAAAATGGGGTAGAAGTGAGCCATTATGAACAAGGCAAACAAAAAACGACACGGGTTCATTTAGTGGATTACGAGAATGTTGATCAGAATGATTTTATCGTGACCAATCAATATACGATGATAGGAAAAGAACAAAAACGACCGGATATTATACTTTTCTTGAACGGATTACCTATTGTTGTGATTGAATTAAAGTCTGCTTCCACAATTCACGCGGATGTATCGAGTGCTTATCGTCAAATTAAAAACTACCAGCATGATATTGAGGAGCTCTTTGTTTATAATGCGTTCAATATCATATCTGACTTTACCTATACAAAAGTTGGTACCATCACATCCAATGAATCTTGGTATAAAGAATGGAAGACAACGGATGGAGACTACGAAAGTACTCGATTTGCAGATTACAGTACCTTACTTGAAGGTATCTTACAAAAGGATCGATTGTTAGACATCCTGAAAAACTTTATTTTATTTGAACATAAAGATGGCTCTACTGTTAAAATTATGGGGCAATACCATCAATATTTTGCGGTACATAAAGCCGTTCAATCGACACTCCAAGCGATGGCAGATGGAGATGGTCGTGGTGGTGTGTTTTGGCATACTCAAGGGTCCGGAAAATCATTGTCTATGGTCTTTTACACGCAGCTAGTGACGCGAGCCTTAGACCAGCCAACATTTGTGGTGCTCACAGATAGAAATGATTTGGATGATCAGCTCTATGGGCAGTTTTCACGAGTGCAAGAATTTTTAAGACAAACACCTATTCAAGCGAATTCTCGAAGTCATTTAAAAGAATTACTGAATGATCGAAAATCAAATGGGATTTTCTTTTCAACGATGCAAAAGTTTGCTGAATCGGAAGGACCATTAACGAACCGACAAGATGTGATTGTAATGGCGGATGAAGCCCACCGTTCACAATACGGGTTAAGAGAAAAGGTTTCACGAGAAGGTAAAATCCAACATGGAATGGCACGAATCGTGCGTGAATCTTTACCAAAAGCGACGTATATAGGATTTACTGGAACACCGTTGACGGAAAATGACAAAGACACCCAAGAAGTCTTTGGGAACTATATCGACGTGTATGACATGTCTCAATCTGTAGAAGATGGAGCGACAAAGCCTATTTTCTATGAAAACCGTGTCATCAATTTAAATTTAAACGACCAAGTCTTAAAACAAATCGATGCGAAATATTCGGAGCTTGCAGAACAAGCAGAAGAAGCAGATATAGAAAAAAGTAAACAAGAGCTGAGCCGATTAGAAGTTCTTTTAGGTTCAGATGAAGCAATAGATACATTAGTGCAGGATATTATCCATCATTATGAAGAAAATCGAGAGCATCTGCTCACAGGAAAAGCAATGGTGGTTGCTTACAATCGTCGCATTGGAATTGAAATGTACCAACGTATGCTAGAACTGCGACCTGAATGGCAAGATAAAGTAGAAGTGATTATGACTGGAAATAACAATGATCCAGTTGAATGGAAAGAAATTATCGGATCAAAAGCAGACCGGGATGAATTGGCACGTAAATTTAAAGACACCGAAGATCCGATGAAAATCGCTATTGTTGTTGATATGTGGCTAACAGGTTTTGATGTACCTAGTCTGTCTACAATGTATATTTATAAACCAATGAAAAGCCATAACCTGATGCAGGCGATTGCTCGAGTGAACCGGGTTTTTGAAGATAAAGAAGGTGGCCTGATTGTTGACTATATAGGCATTGGCAAAGCATTAAAAGAAGCGATGAATGACTATACTACAGCTGACCAAAAGGCCATTGATAATGCGAATATCAGAGATTCAGCTTATCCAAAGTTTCAAGAAAAACTAGAAGTTTGTCGTAACGTGTTTTTTAATCGGTTTAATTATTCTAAAATCTTTTCTAAAACCATCACCGATTCTGATATGGCAAACCTAATTCGTGATGGGATTGACCATATCTTAAGCTACAATGAAGAAATGCAGAAGGATTTTAAAGACCAAGCATATCAATTAAAACAAGCTCATACGTTATGTTCTTCAGTCACAACAGAAGCCGAACAAAGAGAAGCAGCTTATATTGAAGCGGTTCGAATTAGTGTGAACCGAATTGGCAGCAGTACATCAGCACTTTCAAAAGCTGAGATTAATGAACAAATCAGTGAACTCTTACATCAGTCGATTCAAAGTGAAGGGGTCATTAATCTTTTTCAAGATTTTGAACGTGGATTTAGTCTTTTCGATCCAAATTTCTTAGAAAAAATCGAGAAAATGGAACAGAAAAACTTATCAGTAGAGCTTTTGAATAAATTACTGACAGATGAAATTCGTGCAATCATACGAACGGATATCGTAAAAGGTGAAGAGTTTTCAGAACGTCTAAAACGAATTATGAAAAAGTATCGTGAAGGCTTAGTCGATAATGCTGAACAACTCGACCGGTTTGCAGGCATTGCGGATGTAGTAAATGAAGATGGCGATGAATATAAGGTATCCAATCTGCATACGACACGAGAAGAGTTGATGAAGTTAGCCAAAGAAGCCATAGCTCTTGAGAAAGAACATGAAAGTCTTGGATTGAGTCGTGCAGAAATGGCATTTTACCATGCGGTGAGCAATCCAGAAAACGTGCAAGATTTCTATACCAATGATCAACTCATTCAATTAACGAAGGAATTAACAGACTCCATTGCAGATGAAATGACATCTGATTGGATGATGCGAGAATCTGGTCGAGCGAATGTCAGACGAACGATTAAGCGACTATTGAAAAGATATAAATACCCAGGTAACTATAATGAAGCCATCCAACTTGTTATTAAACAAGCAGAACATTGGGATGGTATGCAGATAGCCAACGCATGA
- a CDS encoding restriction endonuclease subunit S, producing MSKPLKEITKKIASGATPSGGKESYKDFGISLIRSQNILDFDFDYNGLAFIDEDQAQKLKNVIVEKNDILLNITGDSVARCSIVPEQVLPARVNQHVMIIRVDDKQANYKYVFYYLQYIKRYLLQLASGGATRNALTKTMIENLEYNHRSIEEQEAIANILSSLDDKIEINNAIIANLEEQAKTIFKSWFMDSALFQDEEFETKKLGELFEFIKGKKPKTISEVKKEGFVPYLVKKYIDGDEATFTSSDDGILIDDLDIFMLMDGANSGNIYYGYHGILGSTFSFLKNVNEMVNEYIYWYLLINQESVKNQNTGSAIPHANKDYINNLEVALPIDIETNKVLKRLKDIRLYTINIRRENNKLSESRDTLLPKLMSGELRVEDTVEAE from the coding sequence ATGTCTAAACCATTAAAAGAAATTACAAAGAAAATTGCTAGCGGTGCAACTCCAAGTGGTGGGAAAGAATCATATAAAGATTTTGGAATTTCTCTTATTAGAAGTCAAAATATATTAGATTTTGACTTCGACTATAATGGGTTAGCTTTTATAGATGAAGATCAAGCTCAAAAATTAAAGAACGTTATAGTTGAAAAAAATGATATTTTATTAAATATTACTGGTGATTCTGTAGCTAGGTGTAGTATTGTCCCAGAACAAGTATTACCAGCAAGAGTGAATCAACATGTAATGATCATTAGAGTGGATGATAAACAAGCTAACTATAAGTATGTATTTTATTATCTTCAATATATAAAAAGATACTTATTACAGTTAGCAAGTGGTGGAGCAACTAGAAATGCTTTAACTAAAACGATGATTGAAAATTTAGAATACAATCATCGCTCAATTGAAGAACAAGAGGCAATAGCAAATATTCTTTCGTCTTTAGATGATAAAATTGAGATTAACAATGCTATCATTGCTAATCTTGAAGAACAAGCTAAAACAATTTTTAAATCATGGTTTATGGATTCTGCATTATTTCAAGATGAAGAGTTTGAAACTAAAAAGCTGGGAGAATTATTTGAATTTATAAAAGGTAAAAAACCAAAAACAATAAGTGAAGTGAAAAAAGAAGGATTTGTACCATATCTTGTAAAAAAATATATAGATGGTGATGAAGCAACATTCACATCTAGTGATGATGGGATTTTAATAGATGATCTTGATATTTTCATGTTAATGGATGGGGCAAATTCTGGTAATATTTACTACGGATATCATGGTATTTTGGGGTCTACATTTAGCTTTTTAAAAAATGTTAATGAGATGGTTAACGAGTATATTTACTGGTATCTCCTTATTAATCAAGAGTCTGTTAAAAATCAAAATACTGGATCAGCTATTCCTCATGCTAATAAAGACTATATAAATAATCTTGAAGTTGCGTTACCTATTGATATTGAGACCAATAAAGTGTTAAAAAGGCTAAAAGATATAAGATTATACACGATAAATATCCGTAGAGAGAATAACAAATTATCAGAATCTCGTGATACTCTTCTTCCTAAACTCATGTCAGGAGAACTTCGAGTTGAAGATACGGTGGAGGCCGAATAG
- a CDS encoding type I restriction-modification system subunit M, translated as MAERVNSADLGFEKEIFKAADKLRGNVDAAEYKNIVLGLIFLKFISDSFEERHQELVDEGDGFEEDRDEYIAENIFFVPEEARWDYIAKQATTPEIGQVIDQAMVSIEEENDRLRGILPKNYARPELDKRRLGEVVDLFNNLKLKEHGNSKDILGRTYEYAISQFASLEGKNAGEFYTPAGIVSTLIEILEPYEGRVYDPCCGAGGMFVQSAKFVERHQGRVNNLSIYGQEANANTWKLAQMNLAIHGLEGDLGQGAADTFYNNQHQSMRADYILANPPFNMSDWGGNQLAEDTRWQYGTPPEGNANYAWMQHMIYHLAPQGKLGLVLANGSLSAGGREGEIRANIIKDDLVEAVISMPDRLFYSTGIPVSLWIINKNKTQKGKTLFIDARSLGEMVTRAHRELSVEDIDKIANAYRNFVKGEDVQKLGYVHEADLEEIGQNNFVLTPGRYVGLEEVEDDGIPFEEKMEGLTAELGELFNKSHKLEETIREQLGGIGFDV; from the coding sequence ATGGCAGAAAGAGTTAATAGTGCAGATTTAGGATTTGAAAAAGAAATATTTAAAGCAGCTGATAAGCTACGTGGAAATGTCGATGCTGCAGAATACAAAAACATTGTACTTGGTTTAATTTTTTTAAAATTCATATCCGATAGTTTTGAAGAACGCCATCAAGAATTAGTCGATGAAGGCGATGGTTTCGAAGAAGATCGAGATGAATATATCGCAGAAAACATCTTCTTTGTCCCAGAAGAAGCCAGATGGGATTATATTGCGAAACAAGCAACAACGCCTGAAATTGGTCAAGTAATTGACCAAGCAATGGTTTCAATCGAAGAAGAGAACGACCGTTTACGAGGAATCTTACCTAAAAACTATGCGCGACCTGAATTAGACAAACGTCGTTTAGGAGAGGTTGTTGATTTATTTAATAACTTAAAATTAAAAGAGCATGGAAACTCAAAAGATATTCTAGGCCGTACCTATGAATATGCGATTTCTCAATTCGCGAGTTTAGAAGGCAAAAACGCCGGTGAATTTTACACTCCAGCTGGAATCGTAAGCACTCTAATCGAAATTTTAGAACCTTATGAAGGTCGAGTATATGACCCATGTTGTGGGGCAGGCGGGATGTTTGTTCAATCTGCGAAATTTGTCGAACGTCATCAAGGTAGAGTAAACAATCTTTCTATTTATGGTCAAGAAGCTAATGCCAATACATGGAAATTAGCGCAAATGAACTTAGCGATTCATGGTTTAGAAGGGGATTTAGGTCAAGGCGCTGCTGATACATTTTATAATAACCAGCACCAAAGTATGCGAGCAGATTATATTTTAGCGAATCCGCCGTTTAACATGAGCGATTGGGGTGGAAATCAATTAGCTGAAGATACACGCTGGCAATATGGTACACCACCAGAAGGAAATGCGAACTATGCGTGGATGCAACATATGATTTACCACCTAGCCCCTCAAGGTAAATTAGGCCTCGTTTTAGCCAACGGTTCTTTATCTGCAGGAGGACGTGAAGGTGAAATCCGAGCGAATATTATCAAAGATGATTTAGTTGAAGCAGTTATTTCAATGCCGGATCGGTTATTTTATTCGACTGGAATTCCAGTATCTCTTTGGATCATTAATAAAAATAAAACTCAAAAAGGGAAAACCTTATTTATTGATGCCCGTAGTTTAGGTGAAATGGTTACTCGTGCGCATCGCGAATTATCCGTAGAAGATATCGATAAAATAGCGAACGCTTATCGTAATTTTGTAAAAGGTGAAGACGTTCAAAAATTAGGTTATGTTCATGAAGCAGATTTAGAAGAAATTGGACAGAATAACTTTGTCTTAACACCTGGTCGTTATGTTGGCTTAGAAGAAGTGGAAGATGATGGAATTCCGTTTGAAGAAAAGATGGAAGGGTTAACCGCTGAACTAGGAGAATTATTCAATAAATCTCACAAGTTAGAAGAAACAATCAGAGAACAGTTAGGTGGGATTGGATTTGATGTCTAA
- the rlmH gene encoding 23S rRNA (pseudouridine(1915)-N(3))-methyltransferase RlmH, translating to MLIKIISVGKLKEKYLKQGIEEYSKRLSRYTKIEIIEVKDEPTKENASESEDEMVKNAEGERILNKIKPDDYVYLLAINGQMLSSPELAKSMQSQMTRGKSTLVFVIGGSLGTSEAVNKRANQAVSFGRMTLPHQLMRLVLTEQIYRAFRIQNNEPYHK from the coding sequence ATGTTAATTAAAATTATCTCAGTTGGTAAATTGAAAGAAAAGTACCTAAAACAAGGCATTGAAGAGTATAGCAAGCGCCTTTCGCGCTATACAAAGATTGAAATTATTGAAGTGAAAGACGAACCAACAAAAGAAAACGCTAGTGAATCGGAAGATGAAATGGTGAAGAATGCGGAAGGTGAACGTATCTTGAATAAAATAAAACCGGATGATTATGTTTATCTGCTAGCAATTAACGGACAAATGCTGTCCTCACCAGAATTAGCTAAATCAATGCAAAGTCAAATGACCCGGGGGAAATCAACTTTAGTTTTTGTGATTGGTGGTTCCTTAGGTACGAGTGAAGCGGTCAATAAACGAGCAAATCAAGCTGTTTCTTTTGGCAGAATGACCTTACCTCATCAGTTGATGCGATTGGTCTTAACAGAACAAATATACCGAGCTTTTAGAATACAAAATAACGAACCATATCATAAATAA
- a CDS encoding TrkH family potassium uptake protein, protein MSFAVVIFVGSLLLSLPISQVATSDATYFDHLFIAVSAVCVTGLWVESIFDTYNTFGQIIMMMLIQIGGLGLMTFISLIYFRIGQNVRIRDQVAVSGALNNSSLNDIANWLGKIFRYTFIIEGVGALLFATYFIPEYGLGRGTFLSIFMAVSAFCNAGFDPLSNSSMIALQTQPVINWTIISLIILGGIGFSVWFDVTNQIKKFDRSRPKFALKNAVRHLRPHTKLALKMTILIITLGTVLFLAFEWNNTGTIGEMSIGNKFMTAVFQTVTMRTAGFASIDYTLAHPVSILIFVVTMFIGGSPGGTAGGLKTTTFALVLMLAIAEIRQKEFVNFDKHTIPAKLLRQAFVIFLLYTTLLIIGSGLILTFDPQVDFLYVLFEAISAFATVGVTANLTPTLSMASQIILMALMFIGRIGPMTMFLSLLPSKQDKKRDIKYTNTNILIG, encoded by the coding sequence TTGTCGTTTGCTGTCGTCATCTTTGTAGGTTCACTACTACTGAGTCTACCAATTAGCCAGGTGGCCACATCAGATGCAACATACTTTGATCATCTATTCATTGCTGTTTCTGCTGTCTGTGTCACAGGTTTATGGGTTGAATCCATTTTTGATACCTATAATACATTTGGACAAATTATTATGATGATGTTAATCCAGATCGGTGGTTTAGGTTTGATGACATTCATCTCGCTCATTTATTTTAGAATTGGCCAAAATGTCCGCATACGTGACCAAGTTGCTGTTTCCGGTGCTTTAAACAACAGTTCACTTAACGATATTGCCAATTGGCTAGGTAAAATTTTCCGATACACTTTTATTATTGAAGGTGTTGGTGCTTTACTCTTTGCTACTTATTTTATTCCTGAATATGGTTTAGGTCGCGGTACTTTTCTAAGTATCTTTATGGCGGTTTCTGCTTTCTGTAATGCTGGGTTTGACCCACTTAGCAATTCATCTATGATCGCCCTACAAACACAGCCCGTAATTAACTGGACTATTATTTCTTTAATTATTTTAGGTGGTATTGGTTTCTCAGTATGGTTCGATGTAACCAATCAAATCAAAAAGTTTGACCGGTCTAGACCTAAGTTTGCCTTAAAAAATGCGGTACGACATTTACGACCACATACTAAATTGGCATTAAAAATGACCATCCTAATCATTACGCTAGGGACTGTGTTATTTCTAGCCTTCGAGTGGAACAATACCGGCACAATTGGAGAGATGAGTATTGGTAACAAGTTCATGACTGCTGTTTTCCAAACGGTTACGATGCGTACCGCTGGATTTGCTTCTATCGATTATACTTTGGCACACCCTGTTAGTATATTGATATTCGTTGTTACCATGTTTATCGGTGGGAGTCCTGGTGGTACTGCGGGTGGTTTAAAAACAACAACATTTGCTTTAGTATTAATGCTAGCTATTGCTGAAATTAGACAAAAAGAATTTGTCAACTTTGATAAACATACGATTCCAGCTAAACTCTTGCGTCAGGCCTTCGTTATTTTCTTACTATATACCACTTTATTGATTATCGGTTCTGGTTTAATCTTAACTTTTGATCCTCAAGTAGATTTCTTATACGTACTATTTGAAGCCATTTCTGCTTTTGCAACCGTTGGTGTAACAGCCAATTTAACACCAACGCTTTCTATGGCTAGTCAAATTATTTTAATGGCATTAATGTTTATCGGACGGATTGGTCCAATGACTATGTTCCTTTCTTTATTACCAAGTAAACAAGATAAAAAACGTGATATTAAATATACAAACACAAATATTTTAATAGGATAG
- a CDS encoding potassium channel family protein: MGKMNLVGILGLGIFGSTIAKELSENGVEIIACDLDEKNVDRLDGYLTVGSVGDFTDIEYMRNLGFGQCDAIVISTGTNLEASVLGVINAKELGINHIICKVKNKTNRKVLEALGVDTLVQPEKESGVQIARRMIHNTIEEVINLDDETSLVEFRAPEEWVGKSLTSLNARQRYDINIIGIRKRRREALTTTFPADYIIQADDIYVAIANTNKFEKADYLHEIR, encoded by the coding sequence ATGGGAAAAATGAATTTAGTAGGTATTTTAGGTTTAGGTATTTTTGGTTCTACAATCGCTAAAGAATTATCCGAAAACGGCGTTGAAATCATTGCCTGTGACCTAGATGAAAAAAATGTTGACCGTTTAGATGGTTACTTAACAGTTGGTTCAGTTGGAGACTTTACTGATATAGAATATATGCGTAACCTTGGTTTTGGCCAATGTGATGCGATTGTTATTTCTACAGGTACCAACCTTGAAGCTTCTGTATTAGGTGTGATTAATGCAAAAGAACTGGGCATTAACCATATCATCTGTAAGGTTAAAAATAAAACAAATCGTAAAGTTTTAGAAGCGCTAGGTGTAGATACACTTGTACAACCCGAAAAAGAATCCGGTGTACAAATTGCTCGCCGTATGATCCACAATACCATTGAAGAAGTTATTAACTTAGATGACGAAACATCTTTAGTAGAATTCCGTGCGCCAGAAGAATGGGTGGGCAAATCACTCACTTCATTGAATGCACGTCAACGTTACGATATCAATATCATTGGTATCCGCAAACGTCGCCGTGAAGCATTAACCACAACCTTCCCGGCTGACTATATCATCCAAGCCGATGATATCTATGTCGCTATTGCTAATACTAACAAATTTGAAAAAGCTGACTATTTACATGAAATCCGTTAA
- a CDS encoding S1C family serine protease: protein MSQSNNPNNLNDQSSVDNQNDEPIKNPNEPHRPEKKERKLTALQSGLIGGAVAAVLILVWGYAVTSANDTEDQISTEEVQSIVDEAVSSTQAANTASSVQSTSLDVTTDVSETVANVQDSVVSVVNMTESVSTYDLFGFTSPTQGETTTESSELETSSEGSGVVYKVDGDTAYVVTNNHVIDGADAINIIMADGTQVEAEVVGSDPWTDLAVLEISSDVVTTVAEFGDSESLKVGEPAIAIGSPLGSEYATTVTQGIISGLDRSVAVDIDGDGTSDWVANVIQTDAAINPGNSGGALLNAAGQVIGINSMKVSSDQVEGMGFAIPAGEVQTIIGELEANGEIVRPELGVSMVDLNRVSLDYQSQNLQLPDDVDGGVYVAEVSAGSAAEAAGLQADDVIVEFAGEAVTDSASLRQALYQQKSDASVEVSFYRNGELQTATVQLQPQDNSSATQ, encoded by the coding sequence ATGTCTCAGTCAAATAATCCAAATAATTTAAACGACCAGTCATCAGTGGATAACCAAAATGATGAACCAATTAAAAACCCAAATGAACCACATAGACCTGAAAAGAAAGAGCGTAAATTAACCGCCTTACAATCAGGCTTAATTGGGGGTGCAGTTGCTGCTGTATTAATTCTGGTGTGGGGCTATGCTGTGACTTCTGCCAACGATACAGAAGATCAGATTTCAACAGAAGAAGTGCAATCAATTGTAGATGAGGCAGTTTCTAGTACACAAGCAGCTAATACAGCGTCTTCTGTCCAATCGACTTCACTTGATGTGACTACAGACGTTTCCGAAACAGTAGCTAATGTACAAGATTCAGTTGTCTCTGTTGTCAACATGACGGAGTCTGTGTCAACGTATGATTTATTCGGATTTACTTCACCAACTCAAGGAGAAACTACAACAGAGTCTTCAGAATTAGAAACTTCTTCTGAGGGTTCAGGTGTTGTCTACAAGGTTGACGGGGACACTGCTTATGTTGTCACTAACAATCACGTAATTGACGGGGCAGATGCGATTAATATTATTATGGCTGATGGTACCCAAGTTGAGGCTGAAGTGGTTGGTTCTGATCCATGGACTGACTTAGCGGTATTGGAGATTTCTTCAGATGTTGTGACAACAGTTGCTGAATTTGGGGATTCTGAAAGCCTGAAAGTAGGGGAACCTGCTATTGCAATCGGTTCACCTTTAGGTTCTGAGTATGCGACTACTGTAACGCAAGGGATTATCTCTGGTTTAGACCGTTCGGTAGCTGTTGATATAGATGGCGACGGCACATCTGACTGGGTGGCAAATGTTATTCAAACGGATGCTGCTATTAATCCAGGTAACTCAGGCGGCGCATTGTTAAATGCAGCTGGACAAGTTATTGGGATTAACTCGATGAAAGTTTCTAGTGATCAAGTAGAGGGTATGGGCTTTGCCATCCCAGCAGGTGAGGTGCAAACAATCATTGGTGAACTGGAAGCCAATGGCGAAATTGTTCGTCCGGAATTAGGTGTATCTATGGTTGACCTTAACCGAGTGTCATTAGATTATCAATCACAAAACTTACAATTACCTGATGATGTTGATGGTGGTGTTTATGTTGCAGAAGTATCAGCAGGATCGGCGGCAGAAGCAGCTGGTTTACAAGCTGACGATGTCATCGTTGAGTTTGCAGGTGAAGCTGTAACGGATTCAGCATCACTACGTCAAGCTTTATACCAACAAAAATCTGATGCAAGTGTAGAAGTTTCCTTCTACCGCAATGGTGAATTACAAACAGCGACTGTACAGTTACAACCACAAGACAACAGTTCCGCAACCCAATAA
- a CDS encoding MBL fold metallo-hydrolase, whose translation METAHNDFTMRVSMLGSSSSGNATYIETPKRKILVDAGFSGKKMKELLAGINRDINEIDSLFITHEHSDHIKGMGVLARKYDLNVYANEATWQAIGSKVGVIPVEKQHVMEQGDILTLGDVDIVSYGVSHDAAEPQFYAFQKDDRQFTILTDTGYVSDRLIGLLKNSDGYLIESNHDLDMLRMGAYPWSLKQRILGDEGHLSNDAGAQAMIDMIGDRTKRIYLGHLSKENNMKSIAHQTCVSKMVQADLGVHDQFEVYDTNPDKPTSLFTL comes from the coding sequence ATGGAGACTGCACATAATGATTTCACAATGCGTGTTTCCATGCTCGGCAGTAGCTCTAGCGGAAACGCTACTTATATTGAAACCCCTAAGCGGAAGATTTTAGTGGACGCAGGATTTAGTGGGAAAAAGATGAAGGAATTGTTAGCGGGCATTAATCGCGATATCAATGAGATTGATAGTTTATTTATTACGCATGAACATTCAGACCATATTAAGGGGATGGGTGTTTTGGCGCGTAAGTATGATTTAAATGTCTATGCTAATGAGGCGACCTGGCAAGCAATTGGGAGTAAGGTTGGGGTTATCCCAGTAGAAAAACAGCATGTCATGGAGCAAGGTGATATACTAACTTTAGGCGATGTGGATATTGTGTCCTATGGTGTGAGCCATGACGCTGCTGAACCGCAGTTTTATGCCTTTCAAAAGGATGACCGACAGTTTACCATTCTAACGGATACAGGTTATGTGAGTGACCGGTTAATTGGCTTATTGAAGAATTCAGATGGCTATTTAATCGAGTCAAACCATGATTTAGATATGTTGCGGATGGGTGCTTATCCTTGGTCTTTAAAACAACGTATCCTTGGTGATGAGGGCCATTTATCAAACGATGCCGGTGCTCAAGCCATGATTGATATGATTGGGGATAGAACGAAACGTATCTATCTAGGCCATTTATCTAAAGAGAATAATATGAAGTCGATTGCACATCAAACATGTGTATCAAAAATGGTTCAGGCTGATCTTGGTGTTCATGATCAGTTTGAGGTATATGACACCAATCCAGACAAGCCAACAAGCTTGTTTACCTTATAA